The following coding sequences are from one Triticum aestivum cultivar Chinese Spring chromosome 5A, IWGSC CS RefSeq v2.1, whole genome shotgun sequence window:
- the LOC123107174 gene encoding protein MIZU-KUSSEI 1-like, which yields MPSFIDGPSLRSLLRPSTNGRRTKTPDSAGGGKGGGGHGHGGGIFKMFKLMPMLSSGCKMVALLGRHNSRALLADHATTVTLFGHRRGRVSLAIHEDTRAPPVFLIELPMLTSALHKEIASGVVKLALESDTRSARRRLVEEYVWAVFCNGRKAGYSIRRKDASDDERHVMRLLRGVSMGAGVLPAAPEKDGGVPAGPDGELTYVRARVERVVGSKDSEAFYMINPHEGGVGGDGGDDGSAPELSIFLVRMK from the coding sequence ATGCCGTCTTTCATCGACGGCCCAAGCCTCCGGTCGCTGCTCCGGCCGTCCACGAACGGGCGCCGGACCAAGACGCCGGACAGCGCCGGCGGCGGCAAAGGAGGAGGCGGCCATGGCCACGGAGGAGGGATCTTCAAGATGTTCAAGCTCATGCCGATGCTCTCGTCGGGGTGCAAGATGGTGGCGCTGCTGGGCCGGCACAACAGCCGGGCGCTCCTCGCGGACCACGCCACGACGGTGACGCTCTTCGGCCACCGCCGCGGCCGCGTCAGCCTGGCCATCCACGAGGACACCCGCGCGCCGCCGGTGTTCCTCATCGAGCTGCCCATGCTCACCAGCGCGCTGCACAAGGAGATCGCGTCCGGGGTGGTCAAGCTGGCGCTGGAGAGCGACACCCGCAGCGCGCGCCGCCGGCTGGTCGAGGAGTACGTGTGGGCCGTCTTCTGCAACGGCCGCAAGGCCGGCTACTCCATCCGCCGCAAGGACGCCTCCGACGACGAGCGCCACGTCATGCGCCTGCTGCGCGGCGTCTCCATGGGCGCCGGCGTGCTGCCGGCCGCGCCCGAGAAGGACGGCGGCGTGCCCGCGGGGCCCGACGGCGAGCTCACGTACGTGCGCGCCCGCGTTGAGCGCGTTGTCGGCTCCAAGGACTCGGAGGCGTTCTACATGATCAACCCCCAcgagggcggcgtcggcggcgacggtggcgacgaCGGCAGCGCACCGGAGCTGAGCATTTTCCTAGTGAGGATGAAGTGA